A single Argentina anserina chromosome 7, drPotAnse1.1, whole genome shotgun sequence DNA region contains:
- the LOC126804043 gene encoding uncharacterized protein LOC126804043, whose protein sequence is MTQKATQFKGQQKRKTIPPNRHGKSVQTRKGKRNIKPSKFSKDMDSDREVTKFINHCNEVKAATAANKEGGQLSIVKNPPESESGGKK, encoded by the exons atgaCGCAGAAGGCGACGCAATTCAAAGGGCAGCAGAAGAGGAAGACGATTCCTCCGAACCGGCATGGAAAAAGCGTTCAAACTCGCAAAGGCAAGCGAAACATCAAGCCCTCCAAGTTCTCCAAGGACATGGACTCTGACCGG GAGGTAACAAAGTTTATAAACCACTGCAATGAGGTGAAGGCAGCCACTGCTGCAAACAAAGAAGGTGGCCAACTAAGTATTGTCAAAAATCCTCCAGAGTCGGAGAGCGGTGGAAAGAAATAG